A genomic segment from Nematostella vectensis chromosome 6, jaNemVect1.1, whole genome shotgun sequence encodes:
- the LOC5510561 gene encoding uncharacterized protein LOC5510561: MKTKLILGDFFIAWLVIAAYAGNLALRQPTASLNIWQEGRAPPDLAVDGVEDATFNIGDTILCFGTSPDPTRGPWWRVDLGRTHVVDEVFVISRSDCCTDRLAGLEVRVGDSLVDNGTENPMCGSRVATGPISKSIYCRPGLRGRYVVLYIPTVNSILEICEVMVNLNPTVNLALSKPANQSSIDSYGNPERAVDGNTDGDYHRQTCTHTSHHEGNPWWRVDLGTTQPVSEVFLVNRLSSVDRLYNVEVRVGDSLTDNGNTNPRCGDMFSMATLQKLSIYCKPRKSGRYVNVRLVGASMILTLCEVEVYSESKAVISDKPPPEVIEMYDLQPTEPRFVNLTCPEAFGYPVPDIAWILKGKVYQNSTSRHFQIPAMDLAYGNLTWECIVSNKHGSDFYQFPVKILSHFKMCQDYKNVDFPTRVVTHSSAGSYKNDSGIIETTWWRYGGDQAPMQLAESCVPTHRCNTKATGWMTEPHPRARDGVVQRTVCFHWDGDCCRYQKKILVRRCLGFYVYRLKALEFAVEARYCTTALKIFEDETILMSQYISPAGHVNYALPRHAIATEQNVSVVDCVMFCMLDGRCQSLNYVTSSKTCEINNATRHESEDDVTPRDGVVHYEVLQFMHGSDD, translated from the exons ATGAAAACAAAG CTGATCTTGGGAGACTTCTTCATCGCGTGGCTGGTTATCGCCGCATATGCTG GAAACTTAGCTCTCCGTCAGCCTACCGCATCCTTGAATATATGGCAAGAAGGTAGAGCACCTCCCGACCTCGCCGTGGATGGGGTTGAAGACGCAACATTCAACATCGGAGACACCATTTTGTGCTTTGGGACCTCGCCAGATCCTACTCGCGGACCCTGGTGGCGGGTGGACCTCGGACGGACCCACGTGGTGGATGAAGTGTTCGTCATATCAAGGTCGGACTGCTGTACGGATCGACTGGCGGGATTGGAAGTCAGAGTGG GGGACAGCCTGGTGGAcaacggaacagaaaatcccatgTGTGGAAGTAGGGTAGCCACTGGGCCGATCAGCAAATCCATCTACTGCAGGCCGGGTCTGCGGGGTCGCTATGTCGTACTATACATCCCAACGGTAAACAGCATTCTTGAAATATGCGAGGTCATGGTGAACTTGAACCCAACAG TAAATCTTGCCTTGAGCAAACCTGCGAACCAATCATCTATCGATTCTTATGGCAATCCTGAACGAGCTGTCGACGGGAACACTGACGGTGACTATCACCGACAAACGTGCACGCACACCTCTCATCATGAAGGGAATCCCTGGTGGCGCGTGGACCTGGGCACTACTCAACCAGTTTCCGAAGTGTTCCTGGTGAATCGTTTAAGTTCTGTAGATAGACTTTACAACGTTGAAGTGAGAGTCG GTGATTCTCTGACCGATAACGGCAACACCAACCCTCGCTGTGGAGACATGTTCTCCATGGCAACACTGCAGAAGCTATCCATCTACTGCAAGCCGAGGAAATCAGGACGCTATGTGAACGTGCGTCTGGTGGGAGCTAGTATGATTCTAACCCTGTGCGAGGTGGAAGTGTACTCCGAGAGCAAAG CTGTGATCTCTGATAAACCGCCGCCTGAAGTCATTGAAATGTACGACCTCCAACCAACAGAACCGAGGTTCGTCAATCTTACATGTCCTGAGGCCTTCGGGTACCCTGTGCCGGATATAGCCTGGATATTAAAAGGCAAAGTGTACCAAAACAGCACGAGCCGTCATTTTCAGATACCAGCCATGGACCTTGCGTATGGAAACTTGACGTGGGAGTGCATTGTGTCCAACAAGCACGGATCTGACTTCTACCAGTTCCCCGTGAAAATACTCA GCCACTTCAAAATGTGCCAGGATTACAAAAACGTAGATTTTCCAACACGAGTCGTTACACATTCAAGTGCTGGTAGTTATAAAAATGATAGCGGAATTATTGAGACGACATGGTGGCGATACGGCGGGGACCAAGCACCGATGCAG CTCGCCGAGTCGTGCGTACCTACCCATCGCTGCAACACCAAGGCCACCGGATGGATGACGGAGCCTCATCCCAGGGCCCGCGATGGCGTGGTACAGCGGACAGTGTGTTTTCATTGGGACGGCGATTGTTGCCGTTATCAAAAAAAGATACTCGTTCGCCGTTGCCTTGGGTTCTACGTCTACAGACTTAAAGCACTGGAATTTGCCGTCGAGGCAAGATACTGCACTACAG CGCTCAAGATATTTGAAGATGAAACCATCCTGATGTCCCAGTACATCTCACCAGCCGGCCATGTCAACTACGCGTTACCACGTCACGCAATCGCAACAGAGCAAAATGTCTCGGTGGTAGATTGCGTGATGTTCTGCATGCTCGATGGCAGGTGTCAGTCACTGAATTACGTCACAAGCAGCAAAACTTGCGAGATCAACAACGCGACCAGACACGAGAGCGAAGATGATGTCACACCAAGAGATGGAGTGGTTCATTACGAGGTTTTACAGTTCATGCACGGCAGCGATGATTAA